A window of Myxococcales bacterium genomic DNA:
CTTCGGCCGCGCCGGTCTCGGCGGAGCAGGCCCGCTGGGGGGCCTTGCTCCCCGCGACGCACTCCGCGAGCCGTCGCGAGGCGCGGCTCGCGGCGACGTGAAGCCGTGAGCACGCGTGATCGCGGCACGTGGGAGCTGGGGCGCTCCTCGGCCACTTGGGGGCCGCACGGAGGCACTCCGCGTAAGCGCCCCGGCGCGACGCGGACAGCCGATTCCAAGTGAGGGAGCAGCGGAGCGCCGGCGGCGTGACCTCGTCGCACGACCACCAAGAGAAGCGGGCGCACTCAGGCACGTCGACGTGGTCGATGGTGTCTCCGTCGAAGCCGAGGGAATCCTCCGCCGCCTTCGGGTCCGGGGCGCCGCTCGCGCCGGCGTCCTCTGGCGCCGAGGGGGCGGCCGGCGCAGCGAGCGGCTCTGCGGCGGTGGGGCGACTCGACGCGTCCGGCGGGAGAGGAGCGCTCGAGGCGGGCGCGAGGCCCTCGCTCGGCCGGACGACAGCCGGCGCGCAGGCAGCGAGCACCGCCACGAGCGACAGGAACCTGGTGCGATCGACCGCGAGGCTCATGGACTCTCCGAACTGCGGGGGCGCCGGGCGCGGCGGGGCGGCGCGCTCCGTACCGTCGCGGTGAGCTCGCCCACCTCAAGGTTCGGCCCGAGGGGCAGCGACACGGTCACGCAGGAGCGCCCCTCTTTGCATGCATACCGCACGGTTCCACGGTGCGCGCGAACGAGGCGGGTCACGAGCCACAGACCCACGCCGAAGCCCTGCACACGCGCGCGACGCTCCTCGCGTACGAAGCGCTCCGGCGGCCGTCGGGGGCCGGCCCAGGACCCGACGTTGTCGATCGTGAGGCGCGCCCGCCCGCGGGTGGCGCGCAGCCTGACGCCCACGGGCTCGCCGCCCGCGTACTTCATGGCGTTGCTGAGCAGCTCACCGAGCACCGTGTGGAGGTACCCGACGTCGTACCGACCGCGGAGCGCGCCGGCCCGCCCGAGCTCCACGTCGGCGCCGCGGCGCCCGGCGAGCTCCGGCGCGAGCACGCGCGCCACGAGCTCCACG
This region includes:
- a CDS encoding ATP-binding protein, which translates into the protein MRARLRASDALFARAAARLERLTLALNGAPEAALRDGVAGLAGFARELRLIAAPREPVALRLEEIDLVELVARVLAPELAGRRGADVELGRAGALRGRYDVGYLHTVLGELLSNAMKYAGGEPVGVRLRATRGRARLTIDNVGSWAGPRRPPERFVREERRARVQGFGVGLWLVTRLVRAHRGTVRYACKEGRSCVTVSLPLGPNLEVGELTATVRSAPPRRARRPRSSESP